From the genome of Rhododendron vialii isolate Sample 1 chromosome 10a, ASM3025357v1:
TTGCTGGGCTgttcaaggggaaaaaaaaaaggtttgcgGGGACTGCGGTTTCTGTGTATTAAACCACCCGAACTAAGGAGCAATTGATCGTTGTTCAAAACGTACTCTTCGAGGATGCTAAACACCTTCCATCTATATATCGGAAACCCACCCGAATACCATGGGCATCCAGAAGAATATCTAAGGTGAGCAATTGATCGTTTTGGACTTGGATACGTCAACAATTTTACGGTGTCTCCCTTAAGAATAGAGTCATGGTCCGTTCTACAATTGAATACCACAAGTgcatgaaatcatgaaatagccaatggacaaaaaaaatctcaagaaGGCAGGAAAAGTCTGAAATTTATTCCCCAATTTATTTTACTACACTTGGGGATCTTGGTACATAAACTCACTATGTAGACTAGTTTGCCCCGTTTCATACAAAAATATGTACATGAGTCTAACGTCTCAAGCACAACCATTTACACAAAATGGAAAGGTAGCAGCTCTTACTATAACCCAACAACAAAAAGTAGAAATCAGTTGCTACTTCCAGCTAATCTATGACTCTTCAGTCTTCATCGTCGCTCTCCTCCCGGTTGGAGAGTTCTGTGAACGGATTCCCGCATATGAGTACCATGAATTGAACTCAGTCATTTGAATCCATCAATTGAACCACTCCTTTCCATTTCCACCATGACACAAGTTAGAAATTTTCCAAGCTACAAACTTATGAGTTCTCATGGAAGTTGAGAGACCTTGACAATGCTGCGGGATTGGCTTGTAACACTGAAGAGGTATCTGACGTATGATTCTTCTCACCACCCTTCGATTGGAAGGCCTTGAAAAGACTTCCCCCACTAACTGAATCCGCTTTATCATTTTTAATTCCCAGTGTCGCCCATATAGAACTCCTTGCGGCTTCTCCTAGGTCGTCAATTCTCAAAGATTTTGGAATCCATAGGTACCGCTCAGGACTACTCTCTTTCCGTGGCTCTTCTTCACCGGACGAAGTATGCTTAACCTCGTTTTCGTCCCTTGAATGCTTCCCCAACGTTGGGGATTTAGGACCAGAACTAGGAGCTGTTTGGTTTGGACAAGAATTAGGTGGTGCTACCAAAGGAACATTCCAAGTTCCCGGCATGGTACAACCCCAATAAGGTGGTGGTGCAGGATAGAATGGCATAGGAAAGCCTGGAGGGCAAAAAGCAGGGTTCCACTGAGCCGGATTCCACGGGTAAGGCCATGGAGCCCCAGGAAAACAAGGTACTTGCGGGTGGAAGCCATTGAAATTTTGCATCATCGGATTGTGCGGTCCCATTTTGCCAACATCGTCCTTTGAATTTGCAGCAGTGACTGAAGATCCGCTAGACTGATCATCCCCAATCTCTCCACCTCCGTAACAAACGGGAACTCTCTGTTCTTCCAGTTTATGAAACCCATTTTGTGAACAATTCCGCATTGTGCTCTCTGCGATGTTCAAAACTTGAGCCATTGACTCACAAAGAGGAGAGTCCGTGCCAAATGTGAGGACGGTGCCATTGGGCTTTAGAGTGGGGTGGAGGGTCCCATTGGGAAGATCCGCTCGAGCATTCTGAAGAGCTTCCGACACGGTGATGTGGCGATAGTGAGAAGCTGAGTTCTTGTTCTTCCGACGACCAGCGCCCACTGGAACGTTCCTCATTGTCCCCCCTGCTGTCCAGTATCTCTGGCAGTTCTTACAGAAGTGGCGAGGCTGGTTGACATTGTAATTGTTGTAGTAACAAAACTTTGTGTCCATGCTATTACAGCGGGGGCATGGAAGTATCTTGTCTGGTTTCTTCAGGGTTTTATCCTGTGAGTTACTAGTGTCGCTGTGCTCTTCTTCGGTCTTCGAAGTTTTTGTTGTTGCAGCTTCATTGTCAAAGGATGGAGTCTTTGGGTTCTCATTTACTACTTCAGTTGCATTTGAAACTGTAATCTCCTCTGCAGTAATAGGCTGGGATCCATCTTCCTGTTTTGTATCCTGTAGTCTTTCGCCTGAGAGGGCCTGAATAGATCAGACAGACTTCAAtgagaaaaaggagaaattcATGTCTTATTCCTCATAGCAGATAGAGCAGTTGAAGTAGAATGAATTAGAGATGTCTTATAGTCTTTGTGACGTGAACCTCATTATATGGACTGTTCAAAATACGCAAGTACCTGACACTTCTGTAAAAGTACGATATATGTATCTGATCAATACTCATCTAGGAAGCACATTAGTATTCTAGTTTACTGAAGACTTATCCACAGCTCAATAATAATTATTACACGGCTTGTGGCACCATGTCCTTGTGTCCTTCACGTTAAAATAACTGAATCCCGTACTTAGACATGTAGCCGTACCCGAGTTTATATAACTTTGAAGTTTAGGCATTGGTGGCAATTATTTGCAAACTATGAATGCCTACAAAAACAATCGAAACATTAATCTAGATTAATCGTGGAAGGCATttcaaaacttcctttccctgTATGCAACTCCTCTACAATAAAACAAGAACTTAAACAGAATTTGTGAGCATGAGAGGCCGCAAAGTGGGCGGCGAGTCATTTCTGGGAATACATTGGGTGAATAGGTTTACACAGTTTTGATAATTCAACTATCACTAGACAgggatgtaaaaaaaaattatctgaaTTCTCATCTGTAACTCCTGGAAATTGGAGCTCGAAGTTCAGACTAATCAAAAGTGAGCAACAACAACACTACCCAGGAGCTATAAACATGATAGAACCCGCAAAAATAACTCAGGAAGTCATCAGAAGTAACCATAAACCTCATCGATTTGCTTGTAACAACATCTATGTAAGCGAAAAACTTAAGTGACATCAATAAGAAACCAGTTTTTTCCTTATAAACTTGAGTATTTACACTAAGCAGTTTCCAATTGTGAGATACTACCAAATGGATATTACTAGCAGCTAGCTGTATCCTTCACACTTGAATATGAGGGATTGAGAAACTAAGCATCAAGATATTCAAAGAAAAATGACTGACAAATAGTGTAGATAAGATCATCAAAGAACACAGTCTGCAACAGCTGTCAAAGAAAGAGTCTTGAAACTAGGgatgtgaaaaatgaaaatgcaatcAACTTCACTTCGGGAATCAACAAACACATGGCAAGAAAATTGACAGTGAAGAAGGATTATTTACACCTATAGAGAAGATTAGCCTCACTTTCTTCAAGTATATTGCCTAATAATATGGTCATCTACTCATGAAATCCACCAAAAATTTTAATTAGCAAAATCGTATGCATCTGGAAAATTCGACGAATCCATAACTACACTATCCTACAACAAAATAGTCCAATTTAAACATCAATCGACAGAAACTGTATCCGAAAACTCTAACTAGACAATACGGCTCCTCAATCAAACAATCAAACTGCTTCAAGAAAGGAATCGTGAAGCAGAATTACTCTATCCTACAACAAAAAGGTCCAATTTCAACATCAATCGACACAAACTGTATCTGaaaaaactaaaactagacaATACGCCTCCTCAATAAAACCATCAAACCACGTAAAATCATCCACGACCCATTACTCCTCTCTGTATTTCAAATAATGGCTCATGCTCAGAATAGAAAATACTTCCACTATCCTACAATTCAAAGGTCTAATTGCACTATCAATTGACCCACCGTGCCCAAAAAAACCTAATTACGCAATAAGCCTCCTCCAAAAAATcttcaaaccacacaaaattattcgctacccatctctctctcactatttcaaccaatggGTCGTGCTCAGAATACAAAATACCCGATCCAATCCATACCTTATCAGGTTCTCGATCTTCAAAACTGTATCCAAATCCCTAACTGGACAACACGCCTCCTCAAGAAATTCTTCAAACCACGTAAAATTATCCTCGACCCATTACCCATGTAACTATTCCGAATAATGGGTCGTGCTCAGAATACAAAATACTCGATCCAATCCATACCTAATCAGGTTCTTGAtctttaaaaactgtaaatccAAAAACCCTACCTCAAGAAACTCTTCAAACTACGCAAAATTAACCACGACCCATTACTTATCTAAGTATTCCAAATAATGGGTCATGCTcagaaaattttacaaaaaaacacTCGATCTAATCCATACCTCATCAGGTTCTTGATCTTTTCCACCTCTGTTCGAGTTGCTATTCTCCTCGAGCGAAGATGGAAGATCCTCATCGGCAACAGGATCTCGCAGCGGAATCGTCTTTCCAAATAGCTTAATCGCTGGGTCTTTCCCTTCCGACATTAAGTCTGAtaataaaatgagagagagagagagggagagagagagagagagaaatccggTGGGTTTGGGGATTAGATCTCGAGAGCAGGGGGAGTGTTTGGCGTTCGGGAGCTTGTTTGGTTTCGGCGCCGCTTTCTGGAAATGGGTTTCGCTTTTCTTGATCAAGTAATAGTAGTAGTAGCAAAGGTGGGTGCGCCACGTCAGCGGGGAAAACGAATTCTCAGCCACAAGAAGTTTATGTGGCCTCCGAGCTTCCAATTTTCCTTTCCACCTTTTTGATTCTCGCTTTTAAGAAAAGCGAACGAATCCCTTTTCCGAGTCATCTCCCCAATTCCAATTCCTCGGCTACCACCCCATCCACGCTCCACTTTTCAAAAAGTCGCCTAACTTTTAGTTCTTTGTTTATGCGTCCCGAACTTATCCATCAGACCTCTGCAAACACACTTTCTGTGGGCAAAGTCTCGTGATACGAGCAGAGTTTtgttgagctcgagcttgactcATCATTTTTTAAACGAGTCAAAAATTTGAGCTTGAGTTCGGGCTATAAATGGGTCGAGTAGAGTTTTGTTTAGCTTGAGCTTGACTcatcatttattaaacgagccaaTAATTCGAGTTTGAGCTCAGTTCGAGCCCTTATCGAGCCAAActgagtcatttactaaacgagcttctTTAATTGAGCCGAGCCACCCTACACGAGCCAAACTTTTGTCAAACTAGCCGAGCTCGGCTCGTCTAATAAgcgagccaaaaactcgaacttaagcttggctcgtttactaaataagTCGAGCCAagtcttaacgagccgagccattAGCATTGCTCTTTTTTGGGACTTATTATAGACCCACAATAGTAATTCGAACCATTCACCTCAAAGTCTTCGCTAAGAATAATTTGTGTAAAAGATAGCTTAATCGAATATCAATAAATATATGAACAATTTACATGAAATATACAGTTCACATGTTGACTCATGTTgtatcaaaaaaaatagtggatgaacgattcggatcatcGTTGTAGGCCCATAatggaaattgaaatattatacTCCTAGTTTGAAGACTTCTTGTGGAAAAAAGTTTGTGGAGGTGAGATGATgccttcttttttgcttttcccccaactttttctctctttgtttctgTTTGTGGTGTGGGATTTAAGTTGGAAAAGTGGTTTGAATGTTGGTCTCAAGAGTACTTGTGGAACTACTTCCCATCAAAGCATTAAAAACTAACGGATGAGAGCTGAGCAACCCACCCACGTGTACACCCTGCTGAAAATAAACCTGCGTTCTCGTTATCAATCTTCTTctatttcccttttctttctcaaaattcGCTCTCGTAAATTTTACGAATTTTTAATATTCTCAAAAGATACATTTACTGATTTTACGCTCGTACTTGCAAATGTTGTTCATGTCTCCGCAAGCGTATTGACTTAAATCATACAATGCTCAAGAGTCAAGATCAAAAGCAAAAGTGTCAAAGCGCTTTTATGAACCAATTTTGCTACGATCACAACCTAACATGCACAAAAAATGAACACACTCGTTCACAAGACATGTgacatgtggggcccacacacattGCGCACCTTTAGCGTGTAGTGCCACATGTCTTGTGAGTGTGTATTTATATGTTTGTTTGTGATCATAGAACTTTTTTTTATGAACACCCAAAACTGATAGAATTTGTTAGAGCTAGCGATAATTGAAAGGGAGTATAAAGAACAAGAATTAAGAACCTGAGCGAAAAGTATAGTACTAGTATAAATGATTATATGACCAGTAGGCTAGACTTTGAGTAACAAGGGGGAGTATTTTGATTTGGACCCAGCGTCTAATTTGGACCAATCGGCTCATCACGGGTCAAGTTTTgttaaaacaattaaaaatatttcatcatACTGAAAGACAAGTGGATAAGAATTGATGGTTATAATTAATGTATGACTTGTGTGTGAATATGGACAAAGGACGCACCGATTTCGGTGGAAGATTTGTATATCAAAAAAGCTATTAGCAGAGATAATCCGCagggacaaacgcgtttggccgcATTTAGATCCTGAAAGTTTCGTCCCTACTtaccaaaagtaatacttaccgatatccgctggagctgattttttacagggccccataaaataatattcaaaaatttatggatatttttctaaattttttcggGATGCAAATGGGGTCAAACGCGTTTGTCCCTGCGGATTGTCCCTGCGTCCTTATTTCTCTAGTTGTATTGTTGACCTTTTTTGCGAGGATTTGATAGGGGTTGTTTATCCCCGGCTTGTAAACTCTATTAATTAGCTGTTTAATGCATGGTATTTttcccaaaagagagagagagagggccttAGTAATTCCATGGTTTTTGTCAATTCTTAAATTCAATTTAGTTGTGAGCATCTCtaatccatctctatttctcttgAAACgtaggatggatgtaacacattgaggagaaattttgtaatttcttttttcttttttttttacattttggaagaatttttgagGAACCTATAgttctttttagagatttggtcctctaaaaatagTTTGATTCTCTAAATATAGAAGAACAAAAGTAAATTTAGAGAACCAGATCTCTAAAAAGAATAATGATATCCCTCTAAGATTCttccaaaaagtataaaaagtgaagaagttttttttataaattataaaatctctctcaatgtatcacatccatcctctattttgaaaaaataaagatgggttggagatgagAAGCCTTTCTTCCAAAGAAAATTTGAGGGTAAAAAGGAGACAAATGACATAAATGCCTAAATGGTTGTGGCACTAAAGAATTGTGTCGTGGTGTTAGGGCCTTTAATTATGGGTGTTTGTTACAAATTCATATTTTGTTTATTAAACACTAAAAAGTACAAGCATATTATTGTTTTCACATTTTCGTTTTAGTATATATCAAATCCACTCTCAAACATGACCTTCACCATGTTAGGACAATATACAATGATCACTAAATATCTCCCCTAGTAATCTTAAATTCGAAATTTTCGACTTAGTGGGTgttatgaaaaattatttttctaattttgaaattctaatttttcaaaatcaattttgcaGTGTTTAATAAAAATTGTGGATAACAAATTTTCGGATTCTATAGATTTTGAAAGTCTAgaaaaggaataaaattttgaaaatcccaaAATCGGGTTTGGATAGCTTATGGAGCTTTTCGAAAAGGATTTTAGGTTTTAAGTTTTATAAAAGTtgatttttagctttttgaagTGAATAGTACCAGTTCTTCCTGTAATTTAATCATAATTTCACAGATATAGTAAACATGTTTATTTGCTTCTACTAAACTATAAAATCTAATTTCTGTATTTAGAACTATCGTAAACACTaccttatttagtttttttgtgCATACTAATTGGCTTGAGCTAGTTAATCTCGTAATCTTTAATGCATCACCTAGATATTTGAATACATTAAGTACTTCagttgcagcagcagcagcagcagcagcaacaacaacaacagaaagaggagaggagaggagaggagaggagagaatacAATAAGCGCATTCTAAATGAAAttcttactttttctttctaaaGTATTCTCATGAAAACGGGGAATAGCAAAAGACTTGAGTATTATCCCAACAGTTAGACCGATtgtttggtgggtttttttCTCACATAATTATTTAGGATTTGTTTTGGGGTAATACCGCAAGAAAGAAATTTTTCGTAAATCTCCGAATCTCGACATTAATAGCTTGTCATTTACCGGACTGAGATGAGATTTGTCATTATGCGCTTAAGTTGTTCCGGACACTACTGActattgagggaaaaaaaaagaaaagaaaaagacttgTGAGTGTCACTTTCCAagtaaactttttgttttgtgaaatGGAGTAAATAAAGGAACCAACTTTTTCAAATACTCTGCGAGTCTTTGCCGAGTTTTTTGCTTGGGCACAAACAAAAGCCCCAAAACCAGTGGATCAGCTTTGAACCACGGAACTCCACGTCAACATCTGATATCAACTCAACACGGCTGCCTCGTCCTCAAAAAAAAGCATCCAACGAGGAATTACAACACGGCCCCCGCCACGTCAGACCCACATTCTCGTTGGGCATCCCACCCAACGTGCTGTAGTGCAACTCCGCATTACAGAGTGCAGTGCGATCGTTCCGATTGCCCATCTTGATAATAAATGGCTCAAATTTTAATTCGTACAACATACGGTTAAGATTTATAAGAGCTTGGATTAATCCGAGTCGTTCGTGTCAAGATTAACGGACGGATTAATCGCATTACACGATATAGTGCAGGAGAACCCCCATTCCGTTGGGCCCCACCTCCAAATAGTAaagcgaaaaaaaaaactcattttatgtagtgcaattttgttcaccctcttattgattgaaatggtaTAGGTCTCACCCttacaatacactttttgataagcatgacatctcTACGTGGTGAAATTCACATAATTTCAATCAATAGAAAGGATGGTAATATTCACTCttttaagtggagggtgaacgaAATTAAATTCTCTCTTACGCCATCCCTTGATTTAGCCCACACGTCTTGCCTTTACAGTGGACGGTAAAGTTCGTAGGAGCTCGGATTTACTCCGAGCAATTTGTGCTGAAATGAACTGCTGGATCAGTCGCACGTCACTACTGTGCAGCAGCAGCACCCCTCATTCCGTTGGGCCCCACCTCCAGAAAGTAAAAgcgaaagaagaagaaaagctccTTTTACAACATCCCCCGAATTCACCCACGCGTCTTGCCTTTACACGTGTGCTTACTAGCAGCTGGGCTAACCAAAAGGAACCTAACCCAGCGAATCTGCTACTAGTGGCGGCTGTGCTTTGCCTTGCTACGGATACAAGGTTTCATACGTGACCGACACGTGTACTCAGGGAAAAAAAGATGGTGCatt
Proteins encoded in this window:
- the LOC131303897 gene encoding cyclic dof factor 3-like, translating into MSEGKDPAIKLFGKTIPLRDPVADEDLPSSLEENSNSNRGGKDQEPDEALSGERLQDTKQEDGSQPITAEEITVSNATEVVNENPKTPSFDNEAATTKTSKTEEEHSDTSNSQDKTLKKPDKILPCPRCNSMDTKFCYYNNYNVNQPRHFCKNCQRYWTAGGTMRNVPVGAGRRKNKNSASHYRHITVSEALQNARADLPNGTLHPTLKPNGTVLTFGTDSPLCESMAQVLNIAESTMRNCSQNGFHKLEEQRVPVCYGGGEIGDDQSSGSSVTAANSKDDVGKMGPHNPMMQNFNGFHPQVPCFPGAPWPYPWNPAQWNPAFCPPGFPMPFYPAPPPYWGCTMPGTWNVPLVAPPNSCPNQTAPSSGPKSPTLGKHSRDENEVKHTSSGEEEPRKESSPERYLWIPKSLRIDDLGEAARSSIWATLGIKNDKADSVSGGSLFKAFQSKGGEKNHTSDTSSVLQANPAALSRSLNFHENS